From Mytilus edulis chromosome 8, xbMytEdul2.2, whole genome shotgun sequence, one genomic window encodes:
- the LOC139486417 gene encoding uncharacterized protein: protein MVFRMLHRWAIILFTISLKYNVLADSCGNNNCKAAIDIPLITKLNAPLKAELDISGLTTQLKELIGKEVKEAVSVAMKDFAEKIVDEKAKSTLENIQTFNNLTISTFRQEMKDELTKKAKQLTELELKVERNNESHNTKHNMSANEIRSVTVVSNTLDAKIAQMKENQIKTDLKLSSIESEVTKNSAKVAITANYPRYESVSSGSVLKFDNVIFSVGINNLSTFKSTGKFVCEQNGLYIMSVSIMSNTYGARFYIYLNGNSISQTYISDQNKSWWHTGTIVISRQLQINDMLWVQTNSILVHNTYSQLTIMKVK, encoded by the exons ATGGTATTCAGGATGTTACACCGATGGGCTATTATTCTTTTTACAATTTCACTAAAATATAACGTGCTGGCGGATTCTTGTGGAAACAATAACTGTAAAGCTGCGATTGACATACCATTAATAACAAAGTTAAATGCACCATTGAAAGCAGAACTGGACATTTCCGGTTTGACAACACAACTGAAGGAGCTGATAGGAAAAGAAGTTAAAGAAGCTGTTTCCGTTGCAATGAAGGATTTTGCTGAAAAAATTGTGGATGAAAAAGCTAAGTCTACCCTAGAAAACATACAAACGTTCAACAATCTGACAATTTCAACTTTTCGACAGGAAATGAAAG ATGAATTAACAAAGAAGGCTAAACAACTAACTGAACTCGAATTAAAAGTTGAAAGGAATAATGAATCCCACAATACAAAACATAACATGTCTGCCAACGAGATCCGTTCTGTGACTGTAGTGAGCAATACACTTGATGCAAAGATTGCACAAATGAAGGAAAACCAAATCAAAACAGATTTAAAACTGTCATCTATTGAATCTGAAGTCACTAAAAACAGTGCGAAAg TTGCGATAACAGCTAATTATCCAAGATATGAAAGTGTCAGTAGTGGTTCCGTCTTAAAGTTTGACAATGTAATATTCAGCGTTGGAATCAACAACCTATCCACTTTTAAAAGCACTGGAAAGTTTGTATGCGAACAGAATGGATTATATATAATGTCAGTGTCGATTATGTCAAATACGTATGGTGCAAGGTTTTACATTTACCTAAATGGAAACAGCATATCACAAACATACATATCCGATCAGAATAAAAGTTGGTGGCACACTGGAACAATTGTTATATCTAGACAACTCCAAATCAATGACATGTTGTGGGTACAAACGAATAGCATATTGGTACACAACACCTATTCACAATTAACTATCATGAAAGTGAAATAA
- the LOC139484439 gene encoding uncharacterized protein, whose amino-acid sequence MIGDIKMQGNESFHLLQQQIESNAEQVVMTASYPRSEVVSSGSVLKFVVDQSSVGISNLSTLKNTGKFVCEKSGIYMVSVSIMSYTSGARFYIYLNGKVISSTYIGAHSAGWWHTGTVVIARQLQIDDSLWVQTSVLQINNGLDSSFTIVKVK is encoded by the exons ATGATTGGTGACATCAAAATGCAGGGAAACGAGTCTTTTCATTTGCTACAGCAACAGATCGAAAGTAATGCTGAACAAG TTGTGATGACAGCCTCTTATCCAAGAAGTGAAGTAGTAAGCAGTGGTTCTGTCTTGAAGTTTGTTGTTGATCAATCCAGCGTTGGAATAAGCAACTTGTCGACCTTAAAAAACACTGGAAAGTTTGTATGCGAGAAAAGTGGAATATATATGGTTTCAGTGTCGATTATGTCCTATACTAGTGGTGCTAGGTTCTACATATATCTTAATGGAAAGGTCATATCATCAACGTACATTGGCGCTCACAGCGCGGGTTGGTGGCACACTGGCACCGTTGTTATAGCTAGACAACTCCAAATCGATGACAGCTTGTGGGTACAAACGAGTGTTTTACAGATCAACAATGGACTTGACTCAAGTTTTACAATTGTAAAAGTAAAATGA
- the LOC139486441 gene encoding uncharacterized protein, with protein sequence MTKSINCCLCKKRCQLNNRRRCFSGVLKTFLTEKLQRCVKDTDRLCASCTAKLYKQVKNCNKTIRSRSIETNNSLENNVEHILGACAANVFTSPKSIRLEIKSAPKTHRYCIVCKKEGNTRHRLVTITSEARTQSFIEKGIFINQKSRCCKIHMESRFFKIQALDVLQSSKQHEYFSRTDITGLLNDLRTIMKMTSSRLNFDIPALMTEENYNDLTGLSKEQFCDLLGYMSTVRSSGVRSVRTCLGVFLTKLRVGLSNKILGTVFGLKTSQVQRIIHAARRTLMETFVPHTLGFQHISHEDFVKKHTTPVAKQLFTTDPRQAVIVLDGTYIFIQKSSDYHFQRMSYSMHKHRPLVKPMIVVGTDGYILSILGPYFADGHNNDASITKHAITNNLENITAWLKDDDICIVDRGFRDAVQYLEDQGYMVKMPVCIVKGKKQLTTNEANLTRLVTKCRWVVESTNARLKQFHFFEKVVPNTMISSIGDLVKITGGILNKYKRPLVSNPENEEVAKKMLDRSVLENSLQTYVEENNLIRRRTVYLPINASGTVLENFPKLTEEMLRDITLGIYQLKQAPGYTREHLSESGNYELLLCKDSETLLQVKIQSRHSKSTIHTLWIDYNDRSSEVTQKPVNGWYCTCKVGARMVGCCAHVASVLWYLGLERHMKSLKPSRLSGNTSISYAHTGTLSDNHSTSAAGIEE encoded by the coding sequence ATGACAAAGTCTATCAATTGCTGTCTTTGTAAGAAAAGATGCCAGCTAAATAACAGAAGACGCTGCTTCAGTGGTGTATTGAAGACATTCCTTACAGAAAAATTGCAGAGATGTGTCAAAGATACAGACAGGTTATGTGCATCTTGTACCGCAAAACTTTATAAACAAGTAAAAAACTGCAATAAAACAATTAGATCTCGCTCCATTGAGACAAACAATTCTTTGGAAAACAATGTGGAACATATTCTTGGAGCATGTGCAGCTAATGTTTTCACATCACCAAAGTCAATAAGGCTAGAAATTAAATCTGCACCAAAAACACACAGGTACTGCATTGTATGTAAGAAAGAAGGAAACACTAGGCATCGTCTGGTAACAATAACATCAGAAGCCAGAACTCAATCATTTATTGAAAAAGGAATTTTCATTAACCAAAAAAGTCGATGTTGTAAAATACATATGGAAAGCAGGTTTTTTAAAATACAAGCATTAGATGTTCTACAGTCATCAAAACAACATGAGTACTTCTCTCGTACTGACATAACAGGTCTCTTAAATGATTTAAGAACAATAATGAAAATGACATCTTCACGTTTAAATTTTGATATACCTGCACTTATGACGGAAGAAAATTATAATGACTTAACAGGACTGAGTAAGGAGCAGTTTTGTGATTTACTCGGATACATGTCAACTGTTAGGAGTTCTGGAGTAAGGTCAGTAAGGACTTGTCTGGGAGTATTTCTTACCAAACTCCGTGTCGGGTTGTCAAACAAAATTCTGGGAACAGTTTTTGGGTTGAAAACATCTCAGGTACAGAGAATTATACATGCAGCAAGAAGAACATTAATGGAAACCTTTGTTCCACATACACTAGGCTTTCAACATATAAGTCACGAAGATTTTGTAAAAAAGCATACAACACCAGTAGCTAAGCAACTATTCACGACAGATCCAAGACAAGCTGTGATCGTCCTGGACGGCACATACATTTTCATTCAAAAAAGTAGCGATTACCATTTTCAAAGAATGTCTTACAGTATGCACAAACACCGCCCATTGGTCAAACCCATGATTGTTGTAGGGACAGATGGCTATATTCTGTCAATCTTGGGGCCTTACTTTGCAGATGGTCACAATAACGATGCGTCCATAACTAAACATGCAATAACAAACAACTTAGAGAACATAACAGCATGGTTAAAAGATGATGATATCTGCATTGTAGATAGGGGTTTCAGGGATGCAGTTCAATACTTAGAGGATCAGGGGTATATGGTTAAGATGCCTGTTTGTATAGTAAAAGGAAAAAAACAGTTGACCACGAATGAAGCTAATCTAACGCGCTTGGTAACCAAATGTCGCTGGGTTGTTGAAAGCACGAATGCCAGAttaaaacaatttcatttttttgaaaaggtGGTTCCAAATACAATGATATCCAGTATTGGTGATTTAGTAAAAATTACTGGTGGTATACTAAATAAATACAAACGACCCCTTGTCTCCAACCCTGAAAATGAAGAGGTAGCAAAGAAGATGCTTGACCGCTCAGTCTTAGAGAACAGTCTGCAAACTTATGTAGAAGAGAACAACCTGATAAGACGGAGAACAGTATACCTACCAATTAATGCTTCTGGCACAGTACTTGAAAATTTCCCAAAGCTGACAGAGGAAATGTTAAGGGATATCACATTAGGTATCTACCAGCTAAAACAGGCACCAGGATACACAAGGGAACATCTCTCTGAATCCGGAAATTATGAACTTTTACTTTGCAAAGATTCTGAAACTCTTCTGCAAGTAAAAATACAATCAAGACATTCCAAATCCACAATCCATACATTATGGATTGACTATAATGATCGATCAAGTGAGGTCACACAGAAGCCTGTAAATGGATGGTACTGCACATGCAAAGTTGGGGCTCGGATGGTGGGATGCTGTGCACATGTGGCAAGTGTGCTGTGGTATTTGGGACTAGAGCGGCACATGAAAAGTCTCAAGCCATCACGTTTATCAGGAAATACCTCCATTTCATATGCACATACTGGTACACTGTCAGATAATCACTCAACATCAGCTGCTGGTATTGAAGAGTAG